The DNA sequence CGGAAAGTTGCGCGAGGCGGGTGCGGAGCTTGAGGTTCTGGGCAGCCGGATTCACGTGTCGGCAAAGAACGGTATCAAAGCCGTAGACGTCACGACGCAACCCTTCCCCGGTTTCCCGACGGACCTGCAAGCGCAAATCATGGCGCTCATGTGCATCGCCGACGGGACCAGCGTGTTACGCGAGTCGGTATTCGAGAACCGCTTCATGCAAGTCGCCGAATTGACGCGCATGGGAGCAAACATCGAGCTGGACGGCAACACGGCGGTGATTCGCGGCGTCAACGAACTGAGCGGTGCACCGGTGATGGCCTCCGACCTGCGAGCCAGCGCAGCCCTCGTGATAGCGGGCTTGATTGCCTCCAAGGGAGAGACCTCCATCGCGCGCGTGTATCATATCGACCGCGGATACGAGCGCATCGAAGAACGTTTGGCCAGCCTCGGAGCGGACATCGAACGCGTTCGCGACTGATAGTCCCCAAGCGGGTCTCGCGCCGGGCCGTGCGCATGGAGCGCGGGATCAAGGGTATGATAGACGTATCCCATCAACGACTAACCGGGAGTATGACATGCGAGTCACTGAAATCACTGACGGCGCAGGATTGAACAGAGCCCTCCAAGCCATCGCGAACCAGGACGAAGGTGGAGAAGCGGCGCAGGAAGAAGCCCAAAAGCTTGCCGCCGTGAAGGCGGTGCTCGACGACATCCATTCCCGGGGCGATGCCGCCGTCGCGGAGTACACGGAGAAGTTCGATCGGGTCAAGCTGACGCCTGACCAGTTCCTTGTTTCCGAAGCGGAACTCGATGCGGCATTAGGCCGTGTGCCGGGCGCGACGCTCGACGCATTGAAGCGCGCACACGACAACGTGTCTGCATTCCACGAGAAGAATCTGCGTCAGTCGTGGGAAGAAACGCTTGACGATGGCAGCGTGCTTGGCCAGCGGATTACTCCCATCGAAAGCGTGGGATTGTATGTACCTGGAGGCACGGCGTTTTACCCGTCTTCCGTGTTGATGAACATCGTTCCCGCGCGAGTCGCGGGCGTTCGCGACATCGTGATGGTGTCACCGCCCTCCTTCGAAGGCAGTATTCATCCGTTGGTGCTGGCTGCCGCGCGGATTGCCGGCGCAACGCGCGTCTACCGTATCGGCGGCGCACAAGCCATCGCGGCATTGGCGTATGGCACCGAACACGTAACGCCGGTGCTCAAGATCGCCGGGCCCGGCAACATCTACGTGACGCTCGCGAAGCGCTTGGTCTCGTCGATCTGCGATATCGACAAAGAGGCCGGTCCTTCAGAAGTCGTCGTGATCGCCGATAACGACGCGGACGCAGATCAAGTTGCCATGGAATTACTCGCGCAAGCCGAACACGATGAAGACGCCTGCGCCACCTTGGTGTGCTTGTCGAAAGTCATGGTCGAAAAGACCGAGGCCGCCATCGAGAAACACCTCAAGACGCTGACCCGCGCCGACATCATTCGCAAATCGCTCTCCGCGAATGGCAGGGCCTTTGTGGTGCGCACGCTCGCAGATGCTGCGGCCATCACAAATACGATCGCGCCGGAACATCTGTCGATTCAGACGCGCGATCCGCGCGCCGTGTTCGATACGATTGCGAACGCAGGCTGCGCCATTCTCGGTGGAGCAACCTCGGTGGCCGTGGGCGATTACTACGCCGGCCCGAACCACATCTTGCCGACAGGACGCCGCGCGCGCTTCTCGTCGCCGTTGACGGCAGAAGACTTCCGCAAAGTGACGAGCGTCATCTCGTTTACGCCGGCCCGCATGACGGCGATTGCCGACGACATCATCCAATTGGCGCTTGCCGAAAAACTGGACGCGCACGCCCGCGCGGTGGAGATTCGAAAGTGAAATACGGCCGCGAAATTCTCAAAGACGTGCAAGGCTACGTGCCCGGCGAACAGCCGGGCGTCGCCAATGTCATCAAGCTGAATACCAACGAGAATCCCTATCCGCCTTCCCCGAACGTGCTGGATGCTATTCGCAACTACACGACGGAAGCGGCTCGAAAATACCCCGATCCCGTTTCGTCGCGTCTGCGCCGCGCGTGCGCCGATCGCTACGGATATTCGGGCCCCGAGTGGGTGATCGCGGGGAATGGCATGGATGAGCTGCTGGCGCTCGCTTTGCGCACCTTCGTCGATCCCGGCGATACCGTGTTGTCACCGTACCCCACGTACACGCTCTACGAGACGCTCGCGCTGCTACACGGCGCGAAGATCAAGCTGGTGGATCTCGACAAGGACTTCCAACTCACGAACGAGTTCTTCACCACGCCCGCGCGGCTTTGCTTCCTGCCGAGGCCCAATGCGCCGAGCGGCGTGTGCGCGCCTCGCGCGGATGTCGAGAGGTTCTGCAAACACTTCCAGGGCATCGTCGTAATCGACGAAGCCTACGTCGATTTCGCAGACGACAATTGCATGGATTTCCCCAAGCAGTTCGACAACGTCATCGTGATGCGGACGTTCTCAAAGGCGTACAGCTTAGCGGGACTCCGGCTTGGCGTAGCCGTGGCTCAGCCCGAAATCATCAACGAATTGATGAAAGGCAAAGACTCCTACAACGTCAATGGCGTCACCCAGGCAGCGGGCACGGAAGCGATTTGCGATGCACCCTATTTTGAAAGTACGCTGGGACGCGTGAAGGCTACGCGGGCGCGTCTCATCGATTCGCTCTGCAAGATGGGATTCGACGTAACGCCGTCGCAGTCCAATTTTGTGTTGGCGCAGTGGGCTGGCACGCCGTCGGCCCGCGAGATCTTCGAGAAACTGAAGGAAGACAACATCTTCGTGCGGTATTTCAACGCTCGCAGACTCGAGAACGCCTTACGTATCACCGTCGGAACCGAATCGGAAACCAGCGCGCTGCTCGGCGCTTTGGAGGAGATTCTGGCTTCTGCCAACGGTCGCAGCCGTCATGGCGTTGAAACCGAGTAAGCGAACGCTATCCAAAGGAGAGGTCTTGGTATGAAAACGCTGCAACGCGCCGGTCTTTCCGTGGGACTTTTGGCAATGCTGTTGGTGTCGCTGCCTGGGTGCGTCACGCCTGAAGGCGGGGAGCAGTTCAACATGCTCTCGACCCAAGAGGAAGTCGCTCTCGGCGACAAAATCTCCCAGGAAGTCGAGAAGAAAGAGAAGATCCTGAACGACCCGGCCATTCAAGCCTATGTGCGTGAAATCGGCGCGCGGATCGCCAAGCAATCGCCACGCACCGATGTGCCGTACAAGTTCACCGTCATCGACAACCCGAAAACCGTCAATGCATTCGCGCTTCCCGGCGGACACATGTACATCTACACGGGCCTGATGAAACTCTGCGCCAACGAAGCGGAACTCGCGTCGGTCATGGGACACGAGATCGCGCACGTCGCCGCGCACCACCACGGCGAAAGCATGACGCGGCAATACGGTTACAGCCTTATCGCAAGCCTCATTCTCGGCGATAGCCCTTCGGCGAATGCCGAGTTGATGGCACAAATTGTCGGTAGTCTTGGAGAATCGAAGTTCAGCAGGACCCAGGAAAACGAAGCCGACCGCATGGGTATGGACTTCCTGTTCCGCGCGGGCTACAAGCCTGAAGCGATGGTAACGTTCATGGAGAAGATGAACGCCTCGGAAGGAGGCGGATCGGGCGGCGGGCTGCTCAAATACCTCTCATCACACCCGCCCACGCCCGAGCGCATCGCAGCACTGCAAGCGCAAGAGCAGCAATACCCCGCCGATCTCCGCGCATCGAGCGCCGCGTATCCCGAGCGCTATTGGGACAACGTTCTGAAGCGCCTGAACTAGCACAGAGAATCGCAATTAAGGCAACATATTGGTTGACCCAAGGAAGAGTCAATAGCAGCGGAAAACAGGGACTGACACAAGCGCAGCGAAGCGGAGACGGGTCTGTCCCTGCTTTCCGCCCGGGCAGATGCCGTCACAATAAATAAGACGGATCGGCCATATCCGACCGATCCGTCTTATTACTTTCTTTGCTCGTTACGCCTTGAACACGAACGGCTCGCGATACTCGCGCTTGATGAACTTGTCGGCTTCGGGCGCGTTCGTCGCCTTCAGATTGACGTGATCCCACTCAATCTTCTTGCCGACACGGTACGCGACGTTGCCAAGGTGATTCGCTTCCGTGAGGCGGCCCGAATACTCGAAGTTGCACGTCGTCGGCGCGCCCGTCTTGCACGCGTGGATCCATTCCTTGTGATGGCCCAGCGATTCCGGAATCGACTGCGCGGGCGGCGTGAAGTCCTTGAACTGCTCTTCCGGCAACAACACATGCTTGCCATAATCCGAGAGCACCATGCCTTTGTCGCCGATGAACAGCGCGCCATCCGGCCACTGGGGAATGCCCTTGTCGGTCCAAATCTGCGGCTTATTCTGGCCCTGATACCACGTCAACTTCACGGGCGGCATATCGCCGCGGGGACCATACTCGTAGGTCGCCTGCATCGAGGCCGGGGCCAGATCCGGATGTACCGGCGGGCCGCTCGCTTCGATGGTCAACGGATAATCCAGGTCAAGCGCCCAGAACGGCAGGTCGTTCCAATGGCTGCCCAAGTCCGACATTGTGCCGCTGCCCCACTCCCACCAGCGATACCACTTCGGACCCGGGAAGTACACCTCGCTGAACGGACGCACCGGCGCCGGTCCCAACCACAGATCCCAATCGAGACCTTCCGGAATCGGATCGGCCTTCGTGGGACGTTCCTTCGTAAACACGATGTCCTGATACTTCTTCTGGTCTTCTTCCGTAGGCAGCCAGCCCCATGTCCGCGACACCCACACGTGGACTTCGCGCACTGGGCCGATGGAACCCGACTTGATCAATTCGACCACGCGCCGGTAGTTGTTCTCCGCGTGAATCTGCGTACCCATCTGCGTGGCGACCTTTGCCTTCGCCGCCGCCTCGCGGATGATCCGCGTCTCCCAGATATTGTGCGCAAGCGGCTTCTCGCAATAGACATGCTTGCCGAGCTGCAGCGCGGGCAACGTGGCAAACGCGTGCGTGTGCTCGCATGTGCTTACTACCACCGCGTCAAACTTGCTCGCCGCTTCGTCATACAGCTTCCTGAAGTCCGTGAACTTAAGGGCCTTCGGGAACTGCTCCGCCGCCCGCGCGAGGTTCTTTCCGTTGACATCGCAAATCGCGACAATGTTCTCTTCCCGCACCGACTGCAAATTACCGCCGCCGCGTCCGCCGACCGCAATCAAAGCGATGTCAAGCAGGTCATTTAAGTTCTGGCCGCGCACGATCGCCGGCGCGCCTATCGCCGCTCCCGCCACAATCGCCGACGACCGCAGAAACGACCGCCGCGATATCGCGCCGCCCCGTGCCGGGGTCTTCGATTCGTTCTTCTTCATCGCTGCAAATCCCTTTCCCATAATGGGGACTCCCCCCGTGACTTTAGCGGCTAGTTTAGTCCACTCGGAAAGGCCAGACAAGAGGCGTATCCGGCACACGAATCGTCACGTGCGCAAAGTAAGGACCGCCCCAGCTTTGAATCGGATACCCTGGCAACAATTCGCCGACACGTTCTGACGATGACTCACCGCCGTCCGGCGCCTTCATCCTGCGTACCCTGTGCATCCCTGTTCAATAAAGCGTTTCAACAAGGATGAGCAGGATGCACAGGATAAGCGTGTCGTCACTGTCTCGGGGAGGGACACTTGCCACGCAGTTCGTGTCGTCCTGAGCGGGGGACCGCGGGAGCGCGAGTTTCAGTGGTAGAAACAGAAGCCAAGCGGACAGCCTGTCTTCTTGAGTGCCGAAGGCACGGCAGACTCCAGCCTGGCGCGGCAAAGCCGCAACCAAAGTGACTCAACCACCGATATACACCGACGATTTGACTCGATACTCCAGAGCGCTGCAAGCGCGAAATACTCCAGCCTGGGGTGAGATTCGCGGCAACGACGCGAATCGAAACCCCAGGTACCAGTCCCCCCCGCCCAACGTGAGCCCTGTGAGGGCGAAAGCAACTTACGCTGTCCGTTCCTTGGGAGTCTGCCTCTGGCGGACGAAGGGTCCAGCTTCAAACAACACTCCAAATAGTGCCGCGATCGGCGAGCGCGGCACCGTCTTTACCGTTGACCATGGGTAACTTACAGCGCTGGGAGAACCTCGAAATCTTCTCGATCCTCTATGCGCAGACTCTTCATAAACGCTTACAGGATAGCGCCTTGTCAGGAATAGGCCTTTTAGCTTCTAAACCCATAGACAATTACTTGGCTTCACCCGAGCCCGCAAGACCCCATGACACTGATGGTAACGTTGTCCGATATCCGGGCGGCTTTGCCGTAGGGGTGCGTATCCCGGGACCAGTGCATCGCTCCGCTGATTGCTTCGTGCCGTGTTCTCCCGCGCAAGGCACCTCCCGCACAGATTCGGCGTCATGCCAGGCGCTCCCTTCCGAGTGCAACAAACTTCCCCATATATATGGGCGACAACTGTCGAGAACGTTGCGGACTCAGACAATCGCACCCGATGACACCTGCGCTACAAATCCCGAA is a window from the Candidatus Hydrogenedentota bacterium genome containing:
- a CDS encoding M48 family metalloprotease, with amino-acid sequence MKTLQRAGLSVGLLAMLLVSLPGCVTPEGGEQFNMLSTQEEVALGDKISQEVEKKEKILNDPAIQAYVREIGARIAKQSPRTDVPYKFTVIDNPKTVNAFALPGGHMYIYTGLMKLCANEAELASVMGHEIAHVAAHHHGESMTRQYGYSLIASLILGDSPSANAELMAQIVGSLGESKFSRTQENEADRMGMDFLFRAGYKPEAMVTFMEKMNASEGGGSGGGLLKYLSSHPPTPERIAALQAQEQQYPADLRASSAAYPERYWDNVLKRLN
- the hisD gene encoding histidinol dehydrogenase; protein product: MRVTEITDGAGLNRALQAIANQDEGGEAAQEEAQKLAAVKAVLDDIHSRGDAAVAEYTEKFDRVKLTPDQFLVSEAELDAALGRVPGATLDALKRAHDNVSAFHEKNLRQSWEETLDDGSVLGQRITPIESVGLYVPGGTAFYPSSVLMNIVPARVAGVRDIVMVSPPSFEGSIHPLVLAAARIAGATRVYRIGGAQAIAALAYGTEHVTPVLKIAGPGNIYVTLAKRLVSSICDIDKEAGPSEVVVIADNDADADQVAMELLAQAEHDEDACATLVCLSKVMVEKTEAAIEKHLKTLTRADIIRKSLSANGRAFVVRTLADAAAITNTIAPEHLSIQTRDPRAVFDTIANAGCAILGGATSVAVGDYYAGPNHILPTGRRARFSSPLTAEDFRKVTSVISFTPARMTAIADDIIQLALAEKLDAHARAVEIRK
- the hisC gene encoding histidinol-phosphate transaminase, with product MKYGREILKDVQGYVPGEQPGVANVIKLNTNENPYPPSPNVLDAIRNYTTEAARKYPDPVSSRLRRACADRYGYSGPEWVIAGNGMDELLALALRTFVDPGDTVLSPYPTYTLYETLALLHGAKIKLVDLDKDFQLTNEFFTTPARLCFLPRPNAPSGVCAPRADVERFCKHFQGIVVIDEAYVDFADDNCMDFPKQFDNVIVMRTFSKAYSLAGLRLGVAVAQPEIINELMKGKDSYNVNGVTQAAGTEAICDAPYFESTLGRVKATRARLIDSLCKMGFDVTPSQSNFVLAQWAGTPSAREIFEKLKEDNIFVRYFNARRLENALRITVGTESETSALLGALEEILASANGRSRHGVETE
- a CDS encoding Gfo/Idh/MocA family oxidoreductase — translated: MKKNESKTPARGGAISRRSFLRSSAIVAGAAIGAPAIVRGQNLNDLLDIALIAVGGRGGGNLQSVREENIVAICDVNGKNLARAAEQFPKALKFTDFRKLYDEAASKFDAVVVSTCEHTHAFATLPALQLGKHVYCEKPLAHNIWETRIIREAAAKAKVATQMGTQIHAENNYRRVVELIKSGSIGPVREVHVWVSRTWGWLPTEEDQKKYQDIVFTKERPTKADPIPEGLDWDLWLGPAPVRPFSEVYFPGPKWYRWWEWGSGTMSDLGSHWNDLPFWALDLDYPLTIEASGPPVHPDLAPASMQATYEYGPRGDMPPVKLTWYQGQNKPQIWTDKGIPQWPDGALFIGDKGMVLSDYGKHVLLPEEQFKDFTPPAQSIPESLGHHKEWIHACKTGAPTTCNFEYSGRLTEANHLGNVAYRVGKKIEWDHVNLKATNAPEADKFIKREYREPFVFKA